A part of Populus alba chromosome 8, ASM523922v2, whole genome shotgun sequence genomic DNA contains:
- the LOC118045191 gene encoding transcription repressor OFP13, translating to MKIPTLFKIKETKQPWQKWPSCKHPKTLSFRGGEDVIKTVNSVFFDPSERVETPESWFTNSSETTSFSTESEGFDGESLEVVVRGVRSERLFFEPGETNSILEEAKTGGFPFKESVVLAMESEDPYVDFRRSMEEMVESYGLEDWDCLEELLGWYLKVNGKKNHGYIVGAFVDLLVGIAAASCSDSTSFSSAVSSFSPSSPLCSLEGHNEIDEE from the coding sequence AAAGCAACCATGGCAAAAATGGCCTTCATGCAAGCACCCCAAGACTCTTTCTTTCAGGGGCGGAGAAGATGTGATCAAGACTGTAAACTCAGTTTTCTTTGATCCTTCTGAAAGGGTTGAGACACCAGAGTCATGGTTCACAAACTCATCAGAAACTACAAGTTTCTCAACTGAGTCGGAGGGCTTTGATGGGGAGTCGTTGGAGGTTGTTGTACGTGGAGTGAGATCAGAAAGGTTGTTTTTTGAGCCTGGGGAAACAAACTCGATACTAGAAGAGGCAAAAACAGGAGGGTTTCCATTCAAAGAAAGTGTGGTTCTAGCAATGGAGTCAGAGGATCCATATGTTGATTTTAGAAGGTCAATGGAGGAGATGGTGGAGTCTTATGGACTTGAAGATTGGGATTGTTTAGAGGAGTTGTTGGGGTGGTACTTGAAGGTCAATGGGAAAAAGAATCATGGCTATATAGTTGGGGCATTCGTGGATCTACTTGTTGGGATTGCAGCTGCTTCTTGTTCTGATTCcacttccttttcttctgctgtttcttcattttctccTTCATCCCCTTTATGTTCATTGGAAGGGCATAATGAGATTGATGAGGAATAA